The DNA window CGGCTTCGTCGCGGTACTTCAGCACGGTCAGCACCGGGCCGAAGATCTCCTCCCGCGCGATCTTCATGTCGTTGGTCGCATCGGTGAACAGCGTCGGCTGGACGTACCAACCGCGATCATGCGGTTTGTCGGTGCCGCCCAGGACTATTCGCGCGCCCTCGTCGACGCCGGCCTGGATGTAGGACTGCACTTTGTGCTGCTGACGTTGCGCCACCAGTGGCCCGATATCGGTCGCATCCTCGGCGGGGTCTCCAACTTGCAGACCGGTCATCATTTCGGCGAGCGCGTCGACGACTTCGTCGTGTTTGCGTTCGCTGACCAGAATCCGGGTCTGAGCGACGCATGCCTGGCCGTTGTTCATCAGACTGGCCATCTTCAGATGCTTGACGGTGTGGTCGATGTCGGCGTCGTCGAGGATGATCGCTGCGGACTTGCCGCCCAGTTCGAGGCTGACCCGCTTGAGCTGTTCGCCGCACAGCGAGGCGATGTGCCTGCCCGTCGCCGACGATCCGGTGAACGAGATTTTGTCGATGCCGGCATGGCGGACCAGGCTCTCGCCGGTCTCCCTGCCCCCGGGAATTATCGACACGACACCTTCGGGCAGCTCGATCTCCTCCAGCATTTCGGCCAACCACATAGCGTCCAAAGGTGTTTCGGGCGCGGGCTTGACGACGACGGTGCAGCCCGCGATCAACGCGGGAATCATCTTGGGCATGATCAGGAACTGCGGCACGTTCCACGGAACGATCGCGCCGACCACGCCGACCGGGGCACGCCGCAGATGAACATCCCCGAACAATCCCGGCCGTCGCTCGACCCACGGAAATTCCTTGGCCGTCGCCAAGTTGAGATGCATTTGGGCGAGCGCGCCTGCGCCTTGTCCCAGTCGGCTGAAACTCTTGGGTGAGCCCATCTCTGCGGTGATGAGGTCGGCGATCGCGTCGGTCTCGGCCAGGTAGATCGCCGCGAGCCGCTCGATTTTCTCCATTCGTTCGCTGACGTTCAGCCGCGGCCACGGACCGTCGTCGAAGGCCTTCCTGGCCGCAGTGACCGCCTTGTCGACATCCTCGGGGGCGGCCTCGGGCGTCTCACCGATCGACTGTTCGGTATGCGGGGAAATCACGGACAACCGTTGACCTGTCGACGGTGCCTGCCAGCGGCCGCCGATATACAGCTGGTCGTAATTGAGGGATCTCATGGTGTCGCCTCCGCCGCCTAAAGTTGCTATTAATATAAACATAGATAAAAAGGCAGGCCCCGTGAACCACCCGCAGACAGACGATTGGCGCCGGTACCCGTTCGCGCTGGTACCGGACGATCGTCAGCTCGACTTTCCGGCAGCCGAGGCCAACCATCCGGACTGCGAATCGGACACGTGGTTTCTGGCGGGCGAGCTGACCGGCAAAAGCGGACGTGGCTATGCGTTCCTGTCGATCTTCAACATGAATAGGCCGGGTCTCGGGGACATCGTCGCCGACTTCTACACGTTCGCGCTGTTCGACCTCGACGCAGGCGCCTACGGCACCTACACCGACTACGACATGCCGCCTGAAAACATGCAACCCGGCGCCGTTGTGAAGATGTCGGTTTCCGACGAATGCCTCGACATCGCCTTCGACAGCGGTGCGGGCAGAGCGCTCTGGCGTACCTGCCGCGACGAGCAGGGCGACCTGTTGCCCTACACCTACGACGTCACGTTCGTCGGCACCGATGCAGCCGGCGAGGCGATGCGGGTGGAACTGCATGTCACCCCGTCGCGAGCGCCGGTGCCGTTGGGCGCCGCGGATTTCGGCGGGAAGATCGAGTGCTTCGGGCAGCCCGATACCTACTCCTATCTACAGACCGGCCTGACCATGACGGGAACGCTTGCATGGGGCTCGTCCTGCGAACCGGTCACCGGCAGCGCGGGCCACGTCGACCGGCAGTGGTTCCCGCTGATCGCCAACAGTGGTGGCGCGGACGGCGACGTGCGCTGGCGCGCGCACGAGTGGCGCACCATCAATCTCGACAACGGAGTGGACCTGAGCATTTGGCGGCAATTCGACCGCGCCGACCGCAATGCGCTGCAACCGTTTTCGGGTGCCACCACCAGCTCCCCGAAGCCGGGAGTCGACCCCGAGTACGCGGACGACATCGAGGTGTCGGTCACCAGCTACGTGCGCTGGCCCGAAGAAGTCCGAACCCTGTACCGACCGCCTGCAGCCGCGAGATACCTGCCGGACCGGCACCGGCTGACGTCGCGCAAGCTCGACCTTGACCTGACGGGCGAGCCGCTGGTGCCCGCGCCTGGACACGGCTTACCGCTGGAGTACATGGAAGGACCGTTTCACTATCGCGGGACGCTGCGTGGAGAGCACGTGAGCGGCTTCGCCTTCTACGAACGATCCCTTGCGTTGTACCGCGATTGGGAGTTGGTCGACGTCCTCGCCAGCGTCGTGGGTGACGCGCGGGTGGCCACACTGCGCGAACTGGTCGATGGCGGGCGTCGCGACGAAGCGGTGGCACATCTGCGTGACGAGATCCTCCCGTCGGGGGCGGGGATCATGGAACTCGTCGACGATCTCATCGTCGCGCTGTCGGCGACGTGACCCCACGAAACTGAGCTTGTGCGCTACCTTTCGCCGAAATACCGTGCACAACCTCAGTTTCGGCGAGTGATCGCCTCCGACCACGTCGTGTGGCGGTGCTGCAGTCCCGGTTCATTGCGGCCGAAGACCAGGTGCTCGCGCACTCCGGATTCCAGGTTGGCCTGTAGCCCCGCGACAAGTGCGTAATCCTCGTCGCGGACAGTCGAGTGGGCGTACTCGAAGACCGCTGCCGCACCGGCGGCGGTGGATTCGTCGGACACGTCAAGCGGCGTGGAGTTCTGGTGCACCGTGATCGACCGGCCCGGCGCATCACCGGGGTACACCCGGAACAGCTCACCGTTCGCGACCGTGCAAGAAATGACGATGTTCGGGAACAGCGCGTAGATGACGACCATGGCCTGAAGCGGCTCCCACTGTTCTTCGGGAACATCTTCGAGGTCGAGAATCCCGTTGAGCGGGAAGATAAGTCGGTGGTGGGGACCGAAGGCGTCGAACACTGTGCAGTTGCTGCGCGCAATCGTCGCGAACGTGTTCTTGTGCACCGTCGCGAAGTGGTAGTTCTCGGCGAACGTGTCGATCGCCAGCTTCCAGTTGATCGGGCAATCCAGCACCTTCTCGCCCAGCGGCGACCATCGGCCGATGCCCCAAGAATCGAGTTCTTTGGCCAGCGGCCCAAGAAAGCTGGGGATGTCCAGCCCGTCCGACGACGTGGCGTCCCGGTCGAGCGAAATCCACAGGAAACCCGCACATTCGGCCGCCGGCAACTCAGTCAACCTCGGTGTGCCCGAAGCTGTTTCGGGAAAACCTTCCTTGCCAGGGACTCCGGCCAGATTGCCGTTGAGATCGTAGCTCCACGAGTGATAAGAGCAGGCGAGCCGTCGTGCGGCACCGCAGCCGTCGGTGATCCGCGATTGGCGGTGAAGGCAGACGTTCTCGAACGCGCGCACGACCCCGTCGGAGGCGCGGGTCAGCAGGATGGACCGTCCCATCACCGTCTTGGTGCAGTACGTGCCGGGCCGGGGCAGTTCGGACACGTAGCCGACCAGCTGCGGGCTCGCCTGCAGCAGCGCGGCGTCCTGAACATGGCGTGCGGCCGACGTGTACGTCTCCGCGGCGACGGTGCATTCCGACGGCGTGAGGTCGGTGGACTTGTCCCGCGCAAGCTTCAATGCGCGGCGGGTGAGATCGATGAGCAGATCGCGGTCCATCACTGGTCCTCGGTCGTGGGCTGGGTGACCATCTGCCTATTTTTATAATGATAGCTGTGGTATGTCAAAAACCGCTGGTGGGCGGCGTGGCCCGCGTATCGTCCGATCATGCGCGCAGAGCGGGTGCTGTCGGAGGATGTGCCCGCGTCGCCGGACGAGGTCCGCGCGTTCTATGTCGACCTCGACAACATCAAAACGGTGCATCCGCTGGTGGTTTCGGTACGCAGGACAACGCGGACGGAACTGGTGGACGGCTACTGCCAGAGCTACCGGGTGAAAGACCGAATTCCTGTCGGTCCGTTCACGCTGCCGACCGGCTACACGGCCAACCTGCGGGTTGCGTCAACCGGCCCGGTGATCACCCAGGCGCGTCAATTCCCCCGTGTCCGCCTGTACGGCGTGGTGTCCTTCGAGCCCGTCGGCGCCGGAACCAGGCTCGTCGAACGCCTGACGATCGAAGCGCCAAGGCCGCTCGCCGCGATCACCACGCGTGAGGCGGTCAAGGCCCACATCAAGATGTTGGCGGGTATCCGGAGCCACTTCGGCGGTTAGGCGTCCTCGGCCGGCGATTCGGATGCGTCGAGCACGCTGACCGCGATGCCATACGGCAGGAAACGCACCTTGCGGGTGGGGTCGGTGTTGTTCTTGTTGGCCCGCAGCGCGTCCAGTTCGGCCGGATACACCTGCTCGATATGGGCGCCGCCGTCGTTGTCGACGGTGTAGATCGCCCAGACGCCGTCACCGGTCGCGCCGGTGGTCTCGGGTTCCCGTTTGGGCCGTGAATGCCGGGTGAACTCGTCGACGAGATTGACCCAACCTGCGCGCTCACCGGAGGTGTTGAGGAACTTGCCGACGCCGTCCAAAGCGTCGCGCAGCCCCTCACCCGCCTCGCGAACGACGCGGTCGAACTCCTCGGGGTCGATTCCGAAAGGCCTGTTGCTGCTCATAGCGGTTCCTCCTCAGGCGCGTGCGCCCTCCCCAGCTGACGCGGGGCCCAGGCACGGGCGATATTTCCAGTGTGCCTGCAGGTGGCGAAGTAGTCGACTGGGGCCGACGGGAGATGGTATCCAGTCGTATGGCTTTCACACGCTCGGATGCGTTGGCGGCCGCCGAGCGGTCGCCGGCGGCCGCAGGCGCACGCGACAAGACCGGGTGGATCGATCTGTTCACCGCCGACGGGCGGGTCGAGGATCCGGTGGGCTCGGAGCCCCACCGGGGACTGGGTGCGATCGGGAGGTTCTACGACACGTTCATCGGACCACGCCACATCACATACCGGCCCGACGCCGACATCGTGGCCGGCTCGACGGTCGTCCGGGACGGTGAACTCGACATCTCGATGGGTGCGGTGGCGCTGCATGTGCCCGTCTACATCCGGTACGACCTGCAGGAGGGCGGCGGCGGACTGAAAATCGCTGCGCTGTCGGCCTTCTGGGAGCTGCCCGCCATGGTCGGCCAATTCCTGCGGGCCGGAGTCGGGGGCTTGCCTGCCGGTTTGGCGCTGTCCCGAGCGTTGCTGGCCAACCAGGGTGTGGTCGGGGTGTTGGGCTACCTCGGTGGCCTGCGGGGCACCGGGCCGCAGGGGAAGCGGCGGATTCGGGAATTCCTCGACGACGCGCGGGCGGGCGACGAGGTCGCGGTGCGCCGC is part of the Mycolicibacterium tusciae JS617 genome and encodes:
- a CDS encoding aldehyde dehydrogenase; amino-acid sequence: MRSLNYDQLYIGGRWQAPSTGQRLSVISPHTEQSIGETPEAAPEDVDKAVTAARKAFDDGPWPRLNVSERMEKIERLAAIYLAETDAIADLITAEMGSPKSFSRLGQGAGALAQMHLNLATAKEFPWVERRPGLFGDVHLRRAPVGVVGAIVPWNVPQFLIMPKMIPALIAGCTVVVKPAPETPLDAMWLAEMLEEIELPEGVVSIIPGGRETGESLVRHAGIDKISFTGSSATGRHIASLCGEQLKRVSLELGGKSAAIILDDADIDHTVKHLKMASLMNNGQACVAQTRILVSERKHDEVVDALAEMMTGLQVGDPAEDATDIGPLVAQRQQHKVQSYIQAGVDEGARIVLGGTDKPHDRGWYVQPTLFTDATNDMKIAREEIFGPVLTVLKYRDEADAVRIANDTDYGLAGSVWTADVARGLEIGAQVRTGTYGINMYTLDTTAPFGGFKQSGIGREFGSEGLSEYVELQSTVSAHTLPDLA
- a CDS encoding aromatic ring-hydroxylating oxygenase subunit alpha gives rise to the protein MDRDLLIDLTRRALKLARDKSTDLTPSECTVAAETYTSAARHVQDAALLQASPQLVGYVSELPRPGTYCTKTVMGRSILLTRASDGVVRAFENVCLHRQSRITDGCGAARRLACSYHSWSYDLNGNLAGVPGKEGFPETASGTPRLTELPAAECAGFLWISLDRDATSSDGLDIPSFLGPLAKELDSWGIGRWSPLGEKVLDCPINWKLAIDTFAENYHFATVHKNTFATIARSNCTVFDAFGPHHRLIFPLNGILDLEDVPEEQWEPLQAMVVIYALFPNIVISCTVANGELFRVYPGDAPGRSITVHQNSTPLDVSDESTAAGAAAVFEYAHSTVRDEDYALVAGLQANLESGVREHLVFGRNEPGLQHRHTTWSEAITRRN
- a CDS encoding SRPBCC family protein: MRAERVLSEDVPASPDEVRAFYVDLDNIKTVHPLVVSVRRTTRTELVDGYCQSYRVKDRIPVGPFTLPTGYTANLRVASTGPVITQARQFPRVRLYGVVSFEPVGAGTRLVERLTIEAPRPLAAITTREAVKAHIKMLAGIRSHFGG
- a CDS encoding nuclear transport factor 2 family protein, whose amino-acid sequence is MAFTRSDALAAAERSPAAAGARDKTGWIDLFTADGRVEDPVGSEPHRGLGAIGRFYDTFIGPRHITYRPDADIVAGSTVVRDGELDISMGAVALHVPVYIRYDLQEGGGGLKIAALSAFWELPAMVGQFLRAGVGGLPAGLALSRALLANQGVVGVLGYLGGLRGTGPQGKRRIREFLDDARAGDEVAVRRWLGKGARVTTGDELPLTTADLLARLARAHPRKMIASGYSVVVGLDRDGQRDVLIADVAAKPFAIRRIRYFTEATEGTEATAAG